A portion of the Saccharomyces paradoxus chromosome XV, complete sequence genome contains these proteins:
- the FDH1 gene encoding formate dehydrogenase (NAD+) (NAD(+)-dependent formate dehydrogenase~similar to YOR388C), with amino-acid sequence MSKGKILLVLYEGGKHAEEQEKLLGCIENELGIREFIEEQGYELITTTDKDPEPNSTVDRELKDAEIVITTPFFPAYISRNRIAEAPNLKLCITAGVGSDHVDLEAANERKITVTEVTGSNVVSVAEHVMATILVLIRNYNGGHQQAINGEWDIAGVAKNEYDLEDKVISTVGAGRIGYRVLERLVAFNPKKLLYYDYQELPAEAINRLNEASKLFNGKGDIVQRVEKLEDMVAQSDVVTINCPLHKDSKGLFNKELISHMKDGAYLVNTARGAICVAEDVAEAVKSGKLAGYGGDVWDKQPAPKDHPWRTMDNKDHVGNAMTVHISGTSLDAQKRYAQGVKNILNSYFSKNFDYRPQDVIVQNGLYATRAYGQKK; translated from the coding sequence ATGTCAAAGGGAAAGATTTTGCTAGTTCTTTACGAAGGCGGTAAGCATGCTgaagagcaagaaaaattattgggatgtattgaaaatgaacttGGTATCAGAGAGTTCATTGAAGAACAGGGATACGAGCTGATTACTACCACTGACAAGGACCCTGAGCCAAATTCGACCGTGGACAGGGAATTGAAAGATGCAGAAATTGTCATTACTACGCCCTTTTTCCCAGCCTACATCTCGAGAAACAGGATTGCTGAGGCACCTAACCTGAAGCTTTGCATCACTGCTGGCGTCGGTTCTGACCATGTTGATTTAGAGGCTGCAAATGAAAGGAAGATTACGGTCACCGAAGTTACTGGCTCCAACGTCGTTTCTGTTGCGGAGCACGTTATGGCCACAATTTTGGTTTTGATAAGAAACTATAATGGTGGCCACCAACAGGCAATTAATGGTGAGTGGGATATCGCCGGTGTAGCTAAGAATGAGTATGATCTCGAAGACAAGGTAATCTCAACTGTGGGTGCCGGTAGAATTGGATATAGGGTTTTGGAAAGATTGGTTGCATTTAATCCTAAGAAGCTACTGTACTACGACTATCAGGAACTACCTGCCGAAGCAATCAATAGATTGAACGAGGCTAGTAAGCTTTTCAACGGCAAAGGTGACATTGTTCAGAGAGTAGAGAAATTAGAAGATATGGTTGCTCAGTCGGATGTTGTTACCATCAACTGTCCATTGCACAAGGATTCAAAAGGTTTATTCAATAAAGAGCTTATTTCCCACATGAAAGACGGTGCATACTTGGTAAATACCGCTAGAGGTGCTATTTGTGTCGCTGAAGATGTTGCGGAGGCGGTCAAGTCTGGCAAATTGGCTGGCTACGGTGGTGATGTCTGGGATAAGCAACCAGCACCAAAGGACCATCCTTGGAGGACCATGGACAACAAAGACCACGTGGGAAACGCAATGACTGTTCATATTAGTGGTACGTCTCTGGATGCCCAAAAGAGGTATGCTCAAGGAGTGAAGAACATCTTAAATAGTTACTTCTCCAAGAACTTTGATTACCGTCCACAGGATGTTATTGTGCAGAATGGTTTGTATGCCACCAGAGCTTATGGtcagaagaaataa
- a CDS encoding uncharacterized protein (similar to YOR387C) gives MSFLSIFTFFSVLVSVATAVRFDLTNVTCANLHGPHCGTYVMEVVGQNGTFLGQSTFVGADALTESAGDAWARYLGQETRFLPKLTTIASNDTKNFSPLIFTTNIKTCNPQSIGDAMVPFANTVTGEIEYNSWADTADNASLITGLANQLFNATDYGVQVASCYPNFASVILSTPTVNIFGKDDTLPDYCTAIQLKAVCPPEAGFV, from the coding sequence ATGAGTTTCCTAAGcatttttactttcttcaGCGTCCTTGTTTCCGTTGCCACTGCCGTCAGGTTTGATTTGACTAACGTGACTTGTGCTAACCTACATGGACCTCACTGTGGTACCTACGTTATGGAAGTCGTTGGTCAAAATGGAACATTTTTGGGTCAATCTACTTTCGTTGGTGCCGATGCTTTAACCGAAAGCGCTGGTGATGCTTGGGCAAGATATTTGGGCCAGGAAACAAGATTCCTCCCAAAGTTGACCACTATTGCCAGTAACGATACAAAAAACTTTTCCCCACTTATCTTCACCACCAATATAAAGACTTGTAACCCTCAATCCATTGGTGATGCTATGGTTCCTTTTGCCAATACTGTTACTGGTGAAATTGAATACAACTCCTGGGCTGACACTGCTGACAACGCTTCTCTCATAACCGGTTTAGCTAACCAATTGTTTAATGCTACCGATTATGGTGTTCAAGTTGCGTCATGTTACCCAAATTTTGCTTCTGTTATTTTAAGCACTCCAACTGTTAACATTTTTGGTAAGGACGACACATTGCCAGATTATTGTACTGCCATTCAACTAAAGGCCGTTTGTCCACCAGAAGCTGGTTTTGTATAA